GGACAAAACTGCTTTCACGATTATTTTCAATCTTTGTTACGGCCGATCGTTTTAAATTATCTGTGGGAAATGATTGATAGCTCTGAAGATTCGGAATTTTTTGCTGTGTTCTTCTCGGACGCCTTTCTCTGCGCAATCGAACGATGGCTTCTTGCAAAAGAATGTATGCGACCGGAAAAATTTGTCTCTCTTCTAAAATCCTCTATGAGCAGCGTCGCACGCAAAATTGTCTCTGATATGGAAGAAGGACCTCACCCTAAAGATCAAACAGATTTAAAATCTCTACATAAAATAAATGGCCCTGAAAATCTCTAATCAGATTTTCAAAGCCATTTTTATTTTATCAAATATTTGCAGTCTCTTGCATGTTTCCGCCCAAAATCTGCTGTAAAAGGGTCCCACACGAATACAGCCCTAAATTTCGTGTCCCATTTTTATCGTACAAAGTTACTTGTCCAGAAGGGGAAAAATGCAAAGAACAGGTATCAGGGGAAAACGCCTGATCAATCGTGATCATATCCATAGAAAATTCCACCGGAATGATGGGATAGTCCTGATAAAAGCGTGTCTTTCTAATATAGCTCCAAACTTCTTTTCTTTCTTCTTGACTGCAGCCTTTTTCTGCGGCCAAAAAAGCCATAGCAGCTCCGGAAGAAGAAATTTCTTTTAGCCATGTGCCTGTTTCAATTTCTGAAACTTGATCACTTGAATATAGGTGGTATGCTCCCACTAACATTTTATTTTCCACTAAATATTTGGCTGTCTCGATGGAATTCGGACAATCTCCGCGCACAAAAATCATCACATTATGCATTTGCCCAAATCGTTCCTGTGCTTCCTTCCCCTTTTGAGGTTCTATAAAAATTAAAAAAGCACAATCCGGCTCCGATTCAACTAATTGAGAGATTTCCTCTAACTGTTCATCACAGCTAAAAAAGAAATATGTGTAGGCTCCCCATGT
This genomic window from Caproicibacterium sp. BJN0003 contains:
- the dhaS gene encoding dihydroxyacetone kinase transcriptional activator DhaS; protein product: MSDSAITKRALASAMKSLMEKMPFSKISVGDICEHCSMNRKSFYYHFRDKYDLVNWIFYTEFVGAVHDKNYDDGWSLIEDICDYFYKNRHFYMNALEVTGQNCFHDYFQSLLRPIVLNYLWEMIDSSEDSEFFAVFFSDAFLCAIERWLLAKECMRPEKFVSLLKSSMSSVARKIVSDMEEGPHPKDQTDLKSLHKINGPENL